aaaagaaaacaacaaaagaagGTTTACTGAGGTAACACAGAAGAAAACGTATTTAGAAATGTCGTCACCTAGTCCTTTGATTgttttcaactcaaacacttatgtaatggttcatttcacttatgatgccgagagctatccacctaactatccctagcctaggtgaatctatcaattagaattcctagacgtaatcccttaccatctagaaaactcaaaaggaataatatagctcaagttctctctcaaagacattcccaatgacAAATCCATCCTAAGACAAGGAATCCTAGGCTTGCGAATCTCCGTTCTCAcccggaaactcctgttagaactcatAACTCCACCTGTCACGTAGAAATTCATTCCTACCCAAGATATTCTCACCCTAAGACAATTGATACAGTAAAAAGTTTCTCTCTTGGACCAGACCCACACCAATCTCTCGATCTAATGCTAGTCCCCTGAAATCTAACATGGATCAATAGATACTTGAAGCACAGAAAACATAACTTTAACAACGGTGTTGTAACCTAAGACATAAGTGTCTACTTTCATTGAACTAAGCATACACAAACTCACAATAATCTTCCgatctatttatgaattaataaaaCTCTTTTTTTCACTCACGTATACACCTGATTTTCATCACATCATAAGTTTAATCTTATTTTACCCGTCAAAACAAAAaatcttattttaattaaaattaaaaataaatgtaacaatttaattttatatgaCATAATTTAATTGAGTTTCAGTCTAAAATTGTTTAAAACTGTCTTACAATCTAAAACTTAACTAGATGTCCTATTTCTTCTTATGATGTCCCAACCCCGCCTTTTAATTATaaacttttatttttgaaactaATTATAAACTTGTACATAGTAATAATTAAGTGAATTGCGTGAGTGATTGAATGGGGAAAATAGAATaagagtaaaattataaaaagaaaaagtgtaaATTCCATTTGAACCAAATATTCATATATGCTCGTGGTTGGTTGGTTTGGAAAATGTTTAAACTTTCAACACCAACTGATTCTTTTTTGGTACATGAGAAGATAAGAACCAACCGGTTCTGAGATAAAAAACCAGCCCAACCTACATGTAAAAATTGCAAATAACATTTTTAAATCATTGGACAttcttttataattattttatttaattaaacgTCTAGAAGATGGAAATTTCAAGCAGCGACATTGCCGCTCACCCACTCTGACTTGTGACTGCATTTAGAATTAGACCAGGAGCCAAGTTTGATTTCTCCAGCAcataaggaagaaaaaaaaacataaaaaaaatgtgttccATGTgagataaaaatattatttaaagtcaatatatattattctcactaatttaatttaaaatatgttttaatcttaaaacATATTTATTTTGGTACAACTCTCCATATGTTTAGGTcaacttattttaaattttaataaaattaaatttaacgtAATAAAATTGTATTTGTTCTAAAATATAgtttaagtggtaagagctaatTAACATATAAGTTAAAGAAATAGATGTTCAGAGATCAACCTTGGACAATTGTACTATAAAAAAAACCTTGGACAATTGTAGTTTATTTTTCCtatttaaacaaaataaaattgtatTGCTTTggatgtatcaaaaaaataaaattgtattaaaaattattttgtgaggtaaattaataattttcttttgttacattggaaagataaatcgTACCTGCAAAAAATCGATCTCTATACCCCACCCAAGCCATATGttccccagctcctaccacttaagctatTCTACGGAGACAAATAATTATTTATGACGTGAAATCCTACCCTCAAAAtgatttttgaaataaaaaaataaaaaaatgagttATCAGTTATGTGTCGGATGTGCGGAACTTAAGATTCCACATGGATTCAGCTGATTGTCACATGTGTGATTGCAAGAAATAAAGGGTATCCGAATCAGCATCAGCATCAGCATCAGCATCCATCGGCTTCGCAATCTCCAAATCCATTTATCCTCATTATTACACTCACCGAGCGTATATAGCCAAAACAAAAACAACGGAGTTGACCTTTCAAATCTCCCTCAGAATCGTAACCCTCTCAATCACGCGCCGCCGTATCGATCCCAACTCGACTCTCAGGTCAGTACTGTCTTAAACTGTTTTGTTGATTCAGCTGTTTCGATTTGCTGATCTGATAATGTTTTAATGGGAATCTGGAAACATAATTGAATTTGGGTAAATTTCACCGTTTCAGAAAATTTCTAGACTGTAAGAAGAGCTATAACCGCTTGTGGTAATAGATCTGGGAAGTTTACTCtacatatttttgaaaatttgaaaagtaAGTAGTAGTCCTTGGATATGTATAATTTTTCCGTTTTCAAATGTGCCTACatcagtgttgtcaaatcgcgatcgcggaCCATCGCGGTGAGCCAAAAATCACCTATTTCGGCCACTATTTAGCGGTGAATAGCGGCGTTGCgattagccaaaaatccgctacgctatagcggcCGCTATTTGATTACACTGGCCTACATGGGTTTTATATCATGAGAAATGGATAGATTTAAGTATGAGTCTGTAGCCTCTAAAATGAGTAAtggtgaaaataaaaaaaattattttctgcaCTTTATCCCTTAATCGTGGAGTCGCACtacttgttttgtcattttcattttatttaggGTGTTATATGTGTGTGTTGGAGTAGGAAGGTCTAATACAGTTAGATTGGAAGCCTATGAGTCCCCCGCGCGTCTAGTAAAATCTGAGTTGGTGGGCAGCCCTCCCTAGGGAGATCCCATGGCGCTCCTACCTAGGAGTGGGGCTGGTTTCCCCAGCATGCCACTGGCCTCTGCCTGGTATTTTGGAGGTGCTCTTCGTTCTACCATTTGTTTAACCAAAAAAAGAGAGAACATTACATGCCTACAAATGTCCAAAATATATGAAATTCGGTGAATATGATCATCAAAGTAATATACCATGATTCAACGGTTTGATTGATAAATTTCACATTCTACAAAGAGTTATATAGTAGTGTAATTGTCGAATTTTGACATGTAGTGTCAATTAATCATGTCTCATTTATTTTATGACTATCTTGCTGTACCCATATCCTAAAATTTTAAGAAATTCCATATTCTCATGTCATCCTTTTGTCATATCTGATTATCGTACCTGTATCCATACatcaaagtattaatttttttgaagggTTTCAATAATAGGATTAACTTGTTGGTTTGTTGTTCCTGAAGTGTGGTATTACTCAGTGACTGCCAGGCCTCATCTATCAAGGCCTTTCTTGAGCCTGCAGTGGATGATTTGGTTGCCTTTAATAGCCACTGGTTTATGATGAAATATGAATTAAAATATTGGTTTGTGTAAaggttttaaaatgaaaaagtacCAAGGGAATGTAAGGGCAAGTCATTTAGGTTTAACAGATGGATGGGCCTAATAGCATGCTATATTGTCCAATATTTGAAATCCTCGCTAGCTACTTTTAGTTGCAAGTTCCTATATTCTCCTCAGTTCAATATGAATAAACAAATAGGCATTTGATCAGTTATGATTTGACTTGATTATGAAAGTAAATCAGGGGAATTTGCAAAAATGTTTTAACTAGTAGGGGTTATGATTACATAATTAGAGTGCCAATAGTTCCACGAGTAATTGAGTTTTTCAATGGTAAAGTTATTACCCCACCCCCCCGGGGTGTTCTGAGCTATTCCTATGATTCCATTTGCCTCATGTTGCATAGGAATAGGATATGCCTTGTGGAAATAAAACAAATGTCAGAATCTAGTGGaatatttaaatttcaaaaataatctTGAAAGATTGATTCCATTCCAAACCACGTTGAATTGAATGTAAGGTATAAACCTACATGAACCATTGGTATCTGTTATCTATTTTCATCCATCAGTGTTAATGAATTCTATTATCTttcaacttcatatactttgATTTTTTCATTAATTGGTAATGCTTGTCCAGTGTGATGTCAAAATATACAATGAAACTTTGTCTTTATTATGGTTTGTGGTGCATTGCTTTCTGCCACTTGTGGAACTAGAAAGTTAGTTCCGGGGTGCATTCATCATCCACACATCTTTCGCTGAATATATACCTGCAATatgcactttttttttggttgggGGGCTGTGGTATCCCTCCCACCACCAATAGAGAAACTTCAATGCTGTCCTATCCCTGCTTCTGGGTTTAAAACTTTGTTTTGATCCCTCAGTTTTATATGAATTAAAAATTTTCAATCAACATGTAATCTATTTCTTAATAAATACACCGACTATCCTAAGTGACTATAAATGAATACTGATATTTAAGGTTATCTCAGGAATTCAGATTGACCCCTTCAAAGTTTAGCTGGCATAATTTCACTGAATGTGGTCTTTAATTTATTGTTGATGTTAGAGTTGTTATATTTACAgcttttattcatttttaaaattacAGCCTGACTGCTTAATCGGCTATTGGATAAAAAGATACCTATGTCTAGCTCTCTGTTTCTTAAAATATTTAGAAGATTAGTGGTTACTTACATAACTTGGTATTGACTACTGCAGCATTTAATTTGGACTTTTAGAGAGTCTCTACACTGACCAACATGAGCATGGATTCAAAGAAATCCGCCTCTAATGGTCATGAGAAAACGTTAATACCGCAAGAACAGCAGGCAAAGGTATGTTTTGACACAGTTTTTTGGAAACTATTAAACTGCAATGTTTTGAGCAAAGGAGCACTGTGACGGATTATGATGTTCTTCCTTCTAGATCAATGAGTTGAGAAGGTTAATTGGGCCGCTGTCCGGTAAGGCATCCATCTATTGTTCTGATGCATCCATCTCAAGGTATTTGAGGGCACGGAATTGGAATGTCAAGAAGGCAGCTAAAATGTTGAAGCAAACCTTAAAATGGAGAGCAGAGTACAAACCGGAAGAGATCCGCTGGGTGGGTAGCgacttttatgtttttttatttcaaactAACTTTTGAGTCATAATGCATAGCTGGGATGAGCCTTGTTTTATTATGTCTATGTCAAGATTTTTCTATATAACTAGTTTAGTATGGTGAAGCCAAGTATTTGTTCTGTATGTTTTCACCCTTTCTTAAAGTGGAGTTGAGGATAGCCTGAGTCCTGAGTAAATATTTAATGTTCTCAAGCAGAGCCACTGGTCTTGTTGCCATATCTGATCAATATGGCACAACCAGCAACTGAATGTCATATTAATCTGAAGactcattaaaaaaattcagttgACCTAGTCAATTATTGACTCATGAATTGTGTGTAATCTGGTTAAGTTAGGTCAAACTATAAACTTTCCGAAATTATCTTCTGGTGAAAGTTGTCTGATGTGTATTTTCTGCCGATGCAGGAAGATATTGCTCATGAAGCAGAGACAGGAAAGATCTATAGGGCAAATTATATTGACAAGCTTGGGAGAACAGTCCTTGTAATGAGACCTGGCCGCCAGGTATCTTCTGAAAATCATTCTTACGTTGGAGCATTTCTAAGTCAGATGTTTAGAGTGGGCTTGGATTTAGTGAAAATATAAGAATGAGAATGCAGGAATTgtttaaacatatttttttcaaaCTACCTTATCGCCTTATCGGGTTTCAGTTCTACCATTTTAACTCCTAGAAAGCACTCTTTTACTCAGTGCTTTGACATTGATGATAGATCAAATAGATGATTGATAGGAACcagccaaagaagaagaaataaaacATCGGTATTATTCAAGTAACCCCAGGTTATTTGAGAGATCCTAGACTCTCCTATTCCCAATTACAAAATGGTCCCCAAAAGATGCTGTTTCTCTCTAAGTCTCTTATTTATAACCTTCTCTCTCACTCGAACTAACTCTCTCAAATTAGCTAAAACTACTTCTCAGCTAACTATCTATGAGTACCGATCGATGATACCTGCATAACTGATAAAATCTTATGCATAATTGATCTTGTAGTGGATGTTAtctatttttctaattttcttctttatttggaGTGCAGAACTCAAAGTCAACAAAAGGACAAATTAAGTATTTGGTATACTGCATGGAGAATGCTATTTTAAATCTTTCACAAGAACAGGAACAGATGGTCTGGCTGATTGACTTCCAGGGTTTCAATATGTCACATATATCAATCAAAGTGACACGTGAAACTGCCCATGTATTACAAGAACATTATCCCGAACGGCTTGGTCTTGCAATACTGTACAATGCGCCTAAATTCTTCGAACCATTCTTCACGGTAAAGCCTTTTCATTCTCGCACTTCATGCTTCAATCTTCTTGGTATTGTTTATGCAAACATGTTGCTTTTGGTTAAGCCATATATAATTTAACTTGTAATGTAATGGCCTATGAAATGTTTAATGAAGCACGAGTTGATGTTTTAATGCTGAATATTTTAGACTTATGCCAAAATATGAGTCCAAAAATGAATTTCGTTCTTAAGGATCTTTTTATGCTCTATGGATATTCGAGGCACTTGAGGTGAGGTTGTGATTGAAATCGAAGTGCACTTGGTTCAGAATTGAAGCACTGGATGCAAgctcctttctttttcttccattcatTATTTGTGTGATGAACTAGATCCAAGTTTttcatctttcatttgatttcatttttttaattttccaaaCCTGTCATTCTTTATAATAATGAGGCTTAAGGACTCTAAAAGTCAAAAGTATCCAACTCATTTACTTCTATTACTTTGCTTCTGGCATAGGAATCTATTCACTGGTTTCTAGAATTGCAAAGCTATGTAGGAAATTTTGTAGTTTACTTATCCAAACAAGTGCATTTGTTTTAACTGCTAATAATTACTCTGATTAATCTTGTTCCGTTTTGTGATGACAAAATATATTCTGCTGCAGATGGTAAAGCCCCTATTAGAGACCAAGACTTATAATAAAGTCAAGTTCGGTTACTCTGATGATCAGAACACCAAGAAGCTAATGGAGGATTTGTTTGATTTTGACCATCTTGAATCTGCATTTGGTGGGAAAGATACTGCAGAGTTTGAGATAAACAAATATGCTGAGCGAATGAAAGAGGATGACAAGAAGATTCCCTCTTTTTGGGCAAGTGAAAACTCTACATCCTCAGTCCAAAACATTGCTCCTTCTTTAGATTCAATTAAGTTAGACACAGATTCTGATGCTTCAGATAATGAGAAAAAAGTATGTGCATCTGACAGTGAGAAAATTGATTGTTCCCCTAACCCCGATTCGGAAACTGACATCATTGACCATGATGAGAATAATCTAGGGAAAAGAAATGACATCATTGACCATGATGAGAATAATCAAGGGAAAAGAAATGCAAATGAAGATAGCAAGGTGCTATGACTTTCTTGTTTGAAATTTAGAACGAGAAACTACATCCCTTAGAGCCTCTGAGTTTACATAGAGGCAGTGAGGTAGCAAGGTGCTGTGACATTCTTGTTTGAAATTTAGTATCAAGAGACTTTTTGTTAACTTGATGTTGTATTTAAGATGACAGATGATTTTACTATGTTATGATTTTACCATGCGCATGTTGGTTTGAGTAGTGGACGCATAAGTTAATGCACTTTTTTCAAAAGCTACACTTTGTGGCTACTTGCTTGAGTTGATTTTGGAACCTAAATTGGTTTGCAACAGCTAAACCAAACACACTTGTAATATATTGGACCTTCTCACCTTTAAAGTTGGTATGGATTCTTACTTGCTCATCCAACAATAATTGGCTTCTCTTAGACTCTTATTGACAGATGATTGATTATTATAGCAAGCAGGTCTATTTCTCCTTCACCCAACTGCATCATGTCTAGGAATTCATGTGTTATCTAGGCTTGGATCTGGTTCCTCTAAGGTGAGAGTCTCATGGAAAATTTATCCTATTCTAACCTAACCTAACGTTTTATGGTGTTTGATTTTCTAAATCGCCTATCTTCTCATACGTTTTCtttcaatttaatttatgtactACAAAGTATTTATAATTCCATGCACTGAACAGATATTTTGgggaaatagaaaataaatttaaatgtgaaaatacaaaaagtaaaactttaattttaaattttaaaataattttaattgttaaaaaattaatttaattttagtttgtAATTATCTCATTATTTGTGATGTTTGATGAAGGaaattatttgattttgaatacttatattttaaattaatattcaTTAGAGTTTGATTTAATATACAAAGATAtaattttgcttataaaaaagaagatataattttgtcaaattttgtaaCAGAACACAAATTTAATAGTATATAAGAATGGATAAACACCATCACTGGTTTTTTTatacttaaaaaataaaaattcaaacatttgtttttaatttgaaCAGATTAAAATACTGCAGTGCAGGCTATTTTGAATTGAAAACTGTAAGAAAGACATTCATGTAAACTCCCACTGCAAGTGGAAGGAGGAGCTAATGAAAAGCAGTATTCTGGGATAACAAGTTTTATTGTAAGAATTAAGGGTATCCAGTAAAATTGATATTACAACTCAATGAACTCATATACATAATGGACGTGAAATCATTTATATAAGAATTGACTCATGGAAGGTTTAACTAGCAGTCTAGGACACTGGAGTGAAGCTAGACATCCCAAAGAGAAGCCCAAACTTTCATTGTATCTAACTCAATACTGATAAATCTGGTTTCTCCCTTATGTGACTCTCCTTCAATGTTGCTGATGCTTGATAACTGATATGTTCCCTGAAACAAAGATAACAAAATgggaaaaaagataagaaaagaagaaaaaataggtgACACAGAACAGAAGCATAAACAGAAGTAGTTCAGTAATTGATGTAAACCCAACCTTAAAAATATCATTGAAACATGTCATCCAACCTCTGTCTGTAAAGAGCCAAACCCTGTGATGATTGAACCGAATAATAACGTCGTCAGTGCCTAGCAGACTTTTAAAAGGAAGATTTGAAGAATGGAACTTTATTTGAATACCAAGCTAGTAACAGATACCAAAAGAAGCATATCATCTCAGCAAAATGGGATGAAATTTAGAAGGAATATATAATATAGGTGCATACCCTAGTATAGGCATAAACACCAGCTTCGGTTGGGGCTATGGGACTACCCCTCCTTATGAATCTTCCTTCTTTGAAAATATATAGCATTGGAATTCCAGTTGATAGTTCTAAACTAATAACCTGTCAAAACATGAAAGGATGAAAGAATGATTACTAGTGTATCTGTCATGGCTCATAAGCATAAGATTCATGATGATTCAGAATTCTCCAGTAACCTCTTGGGAAGTAAGTTTGTCAAGATACATGATAATGGATCTCAGTGAATTTCCATGGGCTGC
This is a stretch of genomic DNA from Lotus japonicus ecotype B-129 chromosome 1, LjGifu_v1.2. It encodes these proteins:
- the LOC130734251 gene encoding uncharacterized protein LOC130734251, encoding MSMDSKKSASNGHEKTLIPQEQQAKINELRRLIGPLSGKASIYCSDASISRYLRARNWNVKKAAKMLKQTLKWRAEYKPEEIRWEDIAHEAETGKIYRANYIDKLGRTVLVMRPGRQNSKSTKGQIKYLVYCMENAILNLSQEQEQMVWLIDFQGFNMSHISIKVTRETAHVLQEHYPERLGLAILYNAPKFFEPFFTMVKPLLETKTYNKVKFGYSDDQNTKKLMEDLFDFDHLESAFGGKDTAEFEINKYAERMKEDDKKIPSFWASENSTSSVQNIAPSLDSIKLDTDSDASDNEKKVCASDSEKIDCSPNPDSETDIIDHDENNLGKRNDIIDHDENNQGKRNANEDSKVL